AAAACAGCCGGTGAGTATTCATATAAAAGACAAGAGAAAGATCTATTAAATTATTGGAGTGACATATATAAATGAAACATATCAAGAATAATAATCGACTGTTAATTGCACAAGTAGAACCGCCACAAAATGAGGGTAGTGGTGACTACTTTTATCGTACACATGCGCCCGGAATTGCTATGGCACAGGAAGAGGGAGTACGCGTAATCAATTTGACTAACCAGCACCGACACAAGACCGAGATAATGATGAAAGCAGATGTCTTGATCTTGAAGAATATCTGTGACCCGGATATTCTTCCCCTGATCAGAGGAAGAAAAGAACAAAGAAAACTGACAGTTTATGAAATAGCAGACGACCTTAACGCCCTGCAGACATGGAATCCGGTCTATTTTTTCTTCAAGAACAAACAAAATCTTGATTTGGGATTCCGCCTCGCAAATAGCTGCAATGCGTTACAGGTATCATCTCCTGAGCTGAAGAAACTCTACGGATATTTGAACAGAAATTGCACAGTTTTTCCCAATCAAATCCTGAATGTCCCACCGGAAAAACCATTAAAGAAGAACAATGAACAGGTAATTGGTTGGGGAGGGTCTCACGGACATATGGCAGACATGGCTGAGATTGCACAACCTCTGATAAATTGGATAATCACAAGACCCAATGTGTCTCTACACCTGATGTGCTCAGAACCAATCTGGAAACTCTTTGATTCTCTTCCACAGCATAAGAAGAGATGGACCCCACCTGGATTATTAGACGATTATTATAATTTTCTCCAGAATATAGACATTGGTATTGCACCTTTAAAGGACTATGCTTTTAATCGTTCACGGTCAGATATAAAATTTCTGGAATATGCCGTTTCAGGAATAGTACCGGTAATGGCCCACACTGGGCCCTACATTGAATCTGTAAACGTTGGTAAAACAGGCTTTCTTTATAAAAATACCGGAGAATTGATTGTCACTCTCAACCGGCTTACAGATGACCGTATTTCAGCACAGAATGTCGCGAAAGAGGCCCGGCAATATGTAATACGAGAACGCCTTCAGTTACAGCATGGACGAGACAGATTGGATTTTTACCGACAACATCTAAAATTTCCACACAGACAAAGCAATGAAGTTGAGAGAAGTATTAAATGGTTTGAAGGGATATCGAAACTTGAAGGAGCAATTGTTAACGAAAGACATCTACAATTAAAGGCTACACGTTTTGAAGATCTTCTCCATGATGGATTGCTTGCTATGCAGATACAACGTAATATGCAATTGGCGAACGCAATATTTGAAGAAGCGGTAACCATGGAACCTGAAAACTATCTGACATTCATGTTTGCAGCATCCATATCACCTAATCCTATTGACTGCTTATGTAAAGCACTTAAACAGGAACCACACTCGATAAGAACATGGATATTACTGGGAGAAGAGTTTGAAAGAATTGGAAAAATCAAGCAGGCCCTTGAATGCTATGAATCTGCAATCAATGTTTATTCTGATTACGATATTCCACATCTGAAAATAGGCGCTTTACTAAGAAAATTAGGAAGACATGCCCAGGCGAACCAGTTTTTCAAGAAAGCGAATATGATCGCTGAAAACCTTAAGTATTTAAATGTAACAACACCGGAAACAGATCTTAATGTAAACGTAAAAAATAGTTAGACTAAATATCAGAACTCCCTCCACTCTTTCAAAGGGAATACAGTAGTGGACTCATCTCGAAAGAGAGAACAATCAGAAGTACTTATAACAAAAGATCTGAAGAGTGGTTAAACTTATTATGCCAGAAATAAAAACCAATACATTGATTCAGGAAGCGTACCAGCTGCATCAGGCAGGAATGCTAACAAAAGCCGAAAAACTTTATAATAAACTGATCAAAGAGCAACCGAACCAGATAGATGCTCTCTTCCTCCTGGGAACGCTTAATTTGCAACAAATGGACTTTGACACTGCATGTAGGTTTTTCAGAAAAACACTTAAATTAATGCCTGATCACGCTATAGCACATTGTAACCTCGGTACATCACTTCATGGATCAGGAAAGCTTGAGGAAGCCATTGTAAGTTATAAGAAGTCAATATCACTCAGACCGGAATATGCTGAAGCACATTATAACCTTGGTAATGCATTCAAGGAGCAGGGACAACTCAAAAAGGCTGTTGAAAGCTATACTCAGGCAATATTGTATAAACAGAATTATGTTGACGCATACTACAATCTGGGTAATGTTCTCCGTTCACTGCATAGTCCTGATAAAGCAGTTGATAGTTACAAGAAAGCAATAATGCTTAAACCGGATTACGCAATGGCGCACTGCAATCTTGGCTCTGTCCTTCAGGAACTTGGTAAGATTGATGAAGCGATAGTTTGTTACAAAATTGCAACGACATTCAGGTCGGATTATGTAATGGCATACTGCAATCTTGGTGCTGCATATCAAGAGCTTAGAAAGATTGATAAGGCAATAACGGTATATAAAAAAGCTCTTTCATTAAATCCTGACTTTGTATTAGCAAATTGCAACCTGGGTTCTGCTTTGCAGGAAGCAGGACTATTGGACGAAGCGAAAACATGTTATAAAAAAACTATTGCATTAAACCCTGAGTATGCGATGGCATACTCAAATCTCGGTTCAATATACCAGGAGTTTGGTAATATTGACAAGGCAGTAGAAAATTATGATCAAGCTATATCTCTGAACCCTGATGAACCTACGGCACATAAGAATAAATCTATCGCACTATTATTAAATGAGAACTTCATAGAGGGTTGGCCGGAATACGAATGGAGGCTTAAAACAAAGACCAATAGTCTAAGAGACTTCCTTAAACCAAGGTGGGACGGCTCTTCTCTGAGTGGAAATACTATTCTGGTTCATGCAGAGCAGGGTTTTGGAGATACTATACAATTTGTTCGATATCTTCCCATGGTTAAAGCACAGGGAGGACACGTGATATTCGAGTGTCATGACAGTCTCTTGCGTCTGCTCAAAAACTGTGATGGAATTGATAGAATTATAGAGAGATCATCTCATACTGTTCCGGATATACATTTTGATTTTCATATACCACTTTTAAGTTTACCAGGGTTATTTAAAACTACCATAGATTCAATACCATCTGATGTTCCCTATGTCTCGGTAGATGCGGGCCTTTCAGAGAAATGGCGATATAGGCTAAGCAATGACAGTAAATATAAGATTGGTATTGTATGGGCAGGTAATCCCTTATTTAAGAACTACAATACCAGGTCCAGCTCCCTGTCAGATTTCGCGGCTTTAGCAGAAATAAGAGAGCTATCACTCTACAGTCTTCAAAAAGGATCATCCACTTTAGAAAAAGATAATATTCCAGAGTTAAGTATCAAAGACTTGAGTAAAGAGTTAAATGATTTTGCGGACACTGCGGCAGTAATGAGTAATCTGGATCTTGTCATTTCAACAGACACTGCTGTAGTACATTTAGCCGGAGCTATAGGTAAACCGGTGTGGACATTATTACATTCAGCGCCTGACTGGCGTTGGTGGCTTAAACGTACCGATAGCCCGTGGTATCCGAGTATGCGGTTGTTTAGACAAAAACAGTTAAATGATTGGACAGGAGTGTTTGAGCAGGTGAAGGAAGCATTGGTTCCGGAGTGCAGATTGAGGAATACAAATTTCCAAACATAAAAAATGTAAGGTATGTGCTGGATTAAGCAAAGTAAATCCACCATAAGTAAGATTTAAATATGAATATCGAACATTCAATAACATATAATGAAAACTAACATTCATAAATCTACATTTCAAATTACAGAATTGGCAAGCATGCTTCAACAAGCGAATAAGCTTCACCAGGCAGGAAAACTCGTAGAAGCCTCTTTCATTTACAATAAAATACTTAAGAAACAGCATGATAACATAGATGCAATATCTCTCCTGGGCACACTAAAAATACAGACAGGGAACCATGATGAGGCCTGCGTATTACTTGAAAAAGCACTTGTTCTGAGTCCGGATGATGCAATTACATACAACAATCTTGGTTCCGCGCTTCATGCGTCCGGGCGATATGAAGATGCCTTGGTAAACTACAAACAGGCAACTGTACTTAAACCGGATTATGCCGAAGCATATTGCAATCTTGGTTCCTCATTTTTTGAGTCATGTAAATTCGACAAGGCAGTTGAAGCTTTTAATAAAGCAATTACAATCAAGCCGGATTACGCAAAGGCCCATTACAATCTTGGTAACACTTTCAAGGAGCAGAAGAACTACGACGCGGCTATTAATAGTTACAGACAGGCAATAACA
The window above is part of the Candidatus Scalindua japonica genome. Proteins encoded here:
- a CDS encoding tetratricopeptide repeat protein codes for the protein MPEIKTNTLIQEAYQLHQAGMLTKAEKLYNKLIKEQPNQIDALFLLGTLNLQQMDFDTACRFFRKTLKLMPDHAIAHCNLGTSLHGSGKLEEAIVSYKKSISLRPEYAEAHYNLGNAFKEQGQLKKAVESYTQAILYKQNYVDAYYNLGNVLRSLHSPDKAVDSYKKAIMLKPDYAMAHCNLGSVLQELGKIDEAIVCYKIATTFRSDYVMAYCNLGAAYQELRKIDKAITVYKKALSLNPDFVLANCNLGSALQEAGLLDEAKTCYKKTIALNPEYAMAYSNLGSIYQEFGNIDKAVENYDQAISLNPDEPTAHKNKSIALLLNENFIEGWPEYEWRLKTKTNSLRDFLKPRWDGSSLSGNTILVHAEQGFGDTIQFVRYLPMVKAQGGHVIFECHDSLLRLLKNCDGIDRIIERSSHTVPDIHFDFHIPLLSLPGLFKTTIDSIPSDVPYVSVDAGLSEKWRYRLSNDSKYKIGIVWAGNPLFKNYNTRSSSLSDFAALAEIRELSLYSLQKGSSTLEKDNIPELSIKDLSKELNDFADTAAVMSNLDLVISTDTAVVHLAGAIGKPVWTLLHSAPDWRWWLKRTDSPWYPSMRLFRQKQLNDWTGVFEQVKEALVPECRLRNTNFQT